One segment of Gordonia terrae DNA contains the following:
- a CDS encoding SRPBCC family protein, translating to MSDTFRITRSITVDAPPEAVLPYLTDFRQWVHWSPWEGVDPDMTRDYSGAERGVGAEYAWSGNKKAGRGAMEITRVDEPREVEVRLEFEKPMKATNTVTFELVPQGRATRVSWTMVGPQSLFSRVAGLFGIFDKMLGKDFEKGLTRLKAVTESR from the coding sequence ATGTCCGACACGTTCCGCATCACCCGATCCATCACCGTCGACGCACCGCCCGAGGCGGTACTGCCGTACCTGACCGACTTCCGGCAGTGGGTGCACTGGTCCCCGTGGGAGGGCGTCGATCCGGACATGACGCGCGACTACTCCGGCGCGGAGCGCGGTGTCGGCGCCGAGTACGCGTGGTCGGGCAACAAGAAGGCCGGGCGGGGTGCCATGGAGATCACGCGCGTCGACGAACCCCGAGAGGTCGAGGTGCGCCTCGAGTTCGAGAAGCCGATGAAGGCCACCAACACCGTCACCTTCGAACTCGTTCCGCAGGGTCGGGCCACGCGGGTGTCCTGGACGATGGTGGGCCCGCAGTCGCTGTTCAGCCGCGTCGCCGGACTCTTCGGCATCTTCGACAAGATGCTGGGCAAGGACTTCGAGAAGGGGCTGACCCGACTCAAGGCGGTCACCGAGAGTAGATGA
- the sucC gene encoding ADP-forming succinate--CoA ligase subunit beta yields MDLFEYQAKELFAKHGVPTTPGRVTDDAADARAIAEEIGKPVMIKAQVKTGGRGKAGGVKYAATPDDAQSHASNILGLDIKGHVVKKLLVAEASDIAEEYYISFLLDRTNRSYLAMCSVEGGMEIEEVAATKPERLARVAVDAVKGVDLETARSIAEQGHLPAEVLDAAAVTISKLWEVFVKEDATLVEVNPLVRTPDDQILALDGKVTLDANADFRQPGHEEFEDRDATDPLELKAKENDLNYVKLDGEVGIIGNGAGLVMSTLDVVAYAGEKHNNVKPANFLDIGGGASAEVMAAGLDVILGDEQVKSVFVNVFGGITACDAVANGIVGALEKLGSDANKPLVVRLDGNKVDEGRKILADANHPLVTLAETMDSGADKAAELASK; encoded by the coding sequence ATGGATCTCTTCGAATACCAGGCGAAGGAACTGTTCGCCAAGCACGGGGTTCCCACCACACCCGGTCGGGTGACCGATGATGCCGCCGACGCGCGGGCGATCGCCGAGGAAATCGGCAAGCCCGTGATGATCAAGGCGCAGGTCAAGACCGGCGGGCGTGGCAAGGCAGGCGGCGTGAAGTACGCCGCGACCCCGGACGACGCGCAGTCCCACGCTTCCAACATCCTTGGCCTCGACATCAAGGGCCATGTCGTCAAGAAGCTGCTGGTCGCCGAGGCCAGCGACATCGCGGAGGAGTACTACATCTCCTTCCTGCTCGATCGCACCAATCGCTCGTACCTGGCCATGTGCTCGGTCGAGGGCGGCATGGAGATCGAAGAGGTCGCCGCGACCAAGCCCGAGCGCCTCGCGAGGGTCGCCGTCGACGCCGTGAAGGGTGTCGATCTGGAAACCGCGCGCTCGATCGCCGAGCAGGGCCATCTGCCCGCCGAGGTGCTCGACGCCGCAGCGGTCACCATCTCGAAGCTGTGGGAGGTCTTCGTCAAGGAGGACGCCACCCTGGTCGAGGTCAACCCGCTCGTCCGCACTCCGGACGATCAGATCCTCGCCCTCGACGGCAAGGTCACCCTCGATGCCAACGCCGACTTCCGTCAGCCCGGCCACGAGGAGTTCGAGGATCGCGACGCCACCGATCCCCTGGAGCTCAAGGCCAAGGAGAACGACCTCAACTACGTCAAGCTCGACGGTGAGGTCGGCATCATCGGCAACGGTGCGGGCCTGGTCATGTCGACGCTCGACGTGGTCGCCTACGCCGGTGAGAAGCACAACAACGTGAAGCCCGCCAACTTCCTCGACATCGGCGGCGGCGCCTCGGCCGAGGTCATGGCTGCCGGTCTCGACGTCATTCTCGGCGACGAGCAGGTCAAGAGTGTCTTCGTGAACGTCTTCGGTGGCATCACTGCGTGTGACGCCGTCGCCAACGGCATCGTCGGTGCTCTGGAGAAGCTGGGGTCCGACGCCAACAAGCCGCTGGTCGTCCGCCTCGACGGCAACAAGGTCGACGAAGGCCGCAAGATCCTGGCCGATGCGAACCACCCGTTGGTCACGCTCGCCGAAACCATGGACTCGGGCGCCGACAAGGCCGCCGAGCTGGCGAGCAAGTAA
- a CDS encoding RDD family protein, translating into MTAEPKPTGPLEDSTPASPPPTTPGRPPAHKAHAVQDRDKNAGIVSRGVASFLDLLVVWTILGASYAGLSLMKFVISVGEFSLPEVNLIFTTTGFVLVAVLYLATCWEISGRTLGSVVMGLRVVNSEGARIRPTIAVLRALLCTFFAIGLVWVVIDRRRRSVADVLLRTRVIYSR; encoded by the coding sequence ATGACCGCTGAACCGAAACCGACCGGGCCGCTGGAGGATTCGACTCCCGCGTCGCCGCCGCCGACGACGCCCGGCCGGCCACCCGCGCACAAGGCGCATGCGGTGCAGGACCGGGACAAGAACGCCGGCATCGTGAGTCGGGGTGTCGCCTCGTTCCTCGACCTCCTCGTCGTCTGGACGATCCTCGGCGCCTCCTACGCGGGACTGTCCCTGATGAAGTTCGTCATCTCGGTCGGCGAATTCTCGCTGCCGGAAGTCAATCTGATCTTCACCACGACCGGCTTCGTCCTCGTCGCGGTGCTCTATCTCGCGACGTGCTGGGAGATCTCCGGACGGACGCTCGGGTCGGTCGTGATGGGCCTGCGCGTGGTCAATTCGGAAGGGGCCCGCATCCGGCCGACCATCGCGGTGCTGCGCGCGCTGCTGTGCACCTTCTTCGCGATAGGCCTCGTGTGGGTGGTGATCGACCGGCGTCGTCGGTCGGTGGCCGACGTCCTCCTGCGGACCCGGGTCATCTACTCTCGGTGA
- the sucD gene encoding succinate--CoA ligase subunit alpha, translating to MSIFLNKDNKVIVQGITGGEGTKHTALMLKAGTNVVGGVNARKAGTTVSHVDADGNNVELPVFASVAEAMKETGADTSIAFVPPKFSKDAIIEAIDAEIPLLVVITEGIPVQDSAYAWAYNVEKGEKTRIIGPNCPGIITPGEALVGITPNNITGKGPIGLVSKSGTLTYQMMYELRDLGFSTAIGIGGDPVIGTTHIDAIEAFEKDPETKLIVMIGEIGGDAEEKAGEYIKANVTKPVVGYVAGFTAPEGKTMGHAGAIVSDGAGTAQGKKEALEAAGVKVGKTPSETASLARELYQAL from the coding sequence ATGTCGATCTTTCTGAACAAAGACAACAAGGTCATCGTCCAGGGCATCACCGGCGGCGAGGGCACCAAGCACACCGCCCTGATGCTCAAGGCCGGCACCAACGTCGTCGGCGGTGTCAACGCACGCAAGGCGGGCACCACCGTCTCGCACGTCGACGCCGACGGCAACAACGTCGAACTCCCGGTGTTCGCCTCGGTCGCCGAGGCCATGAAGGAGACCGGGGCCGACACCTCGATCGCCTTCGTGCCGCCGAAGTTCTCCAAGGACGCCATCATCGAGGCCATCGACGCGGAGATCCCGCTGCTCGTGGTCATCACCGAGGGCATCCCGGTGCAGGACTCCGCCTACGCGTGGGCCTACAACGTGGAGAAGGGCGAGAAGACCCGCATCATCGGCCCGAACTGCCCCGGCATCATCACCCCGGGTGAGGCGCTGGTGGGCATCACGCCGAACAACATCACCGGCAAGGGGCCGATCGGTCTGGTCTCCAAGTCGGGCACCCTGACCTACCAGATGATGTACGAGCTGCGCGATCTCGGCTTCTCGACCGCCATCGGCATCGGCGGCGACCCGGTCATCGGGACCACCCACATCGACGCCATCGAGGCGTTCGAGAAGGATCCCGAGACCAAGCTGATCGTCATGATCGGTGAGATCGGCGGCGACGCCGAGGAGAAGGCCGGCGAGTACATCAAGGCCAACGTGACCAAGCCGGTCGTCGGTTATGTCGCGGGCTTCACCGCTCCCGAGGGCAAGACCATGGGCCACGCCGGAGCCATCGTCTCCGACGGTGCGGGCACCGCCCAGGGCAAGAAGGAGGCCCTCGAGGCCGCGGGCGTCAAGGTCGGCAAGACGCCGTCCGAGACCGCCTCGCTGGCACGGGAGCTCTACCAGGCCCTGTAA
- a CDS encoding M23 family metallopeptidase, with translation MDDLAGLGVSRGSGRVRSGGLIDDVTAEEMTTIIPIVDTDGAAGYDLSDYDFDFADSATTRESSDAGWTPSSWQGYYRPTRSEITQDILIPEHEFDQYEHDEPFDVDGAELDAFDGGELDTLADDALDGENRPFRTNPAGQRVRRGGKHRIAAPPNALKGGRAALIAMAAGAAVAAVAQVGTGDEAPAPVNAAAVNDASAPGAAPVELGPGVAAATAQTDQMNVFTNQLGVGAKMAADQDRREALARRPLFTSPIPLGSYDFTSAFAMRWGTMHGGIDMAAPLGTPIHAATDGVVIKAEPASGYGHWVQVQAADGTVTMYGHMASSGVLVKEGQRVTAGDVIALVGNEGFSFGPHLHFEVWKNGNTKIDPVPWLAAKGVKLSGYTG, from the coding sequence GTGGACGATTTGGCGGGACTCGGTGTCTCACGCGGATCGGGCCGCGTCCGATCGGGCGGGTTGATCGATGACGTCACAGCGGAAGAGATGACCACGATCATCCCCATCGTCGACACCGACGGCGCCGCCGGATACGACCTCAGCGACTACGACTTCGATTTCGCCGACTCCGCCACCACCCGCGAGTCCTCCGACGCCGGCTGGACCCCGTCGTCGTGGCAGGGCTACTACCGCCCCACCCGCTCGGAGATCACTCAGGACATCCTGATTCCCGAGCACGAGTTCGATCAGTACGAGCACGACGAGCCGTTCGATGTCGACGGCGCCGAACTCGACGCCTTCGACGGAGGCGAACTCGACACCCTCGCCGACGACGCCCTCGACGGCGAGAATCGCCCCTTCCGCACCAACCCGGCCGGACAGCGCGTGCGCCGTGGCGGCAAGCACCGCATCGCTGCGCCCCCGAACGCCCTCAAGGGCGGACGCGCCGCCCTCATCGCCATGGCGGCCGGCGCAGCCGTCGCCGCCGTCGCCCAGGTCGGCACAGGCGACGAAGCGCCCGCCCCGGTGAACGCCGCCGCCGTCAACGACGCGTCAGCGCCCGGCGCCGCACCGGTCGAACTCGGCCCCGGAGTGGCCGCTGCGACAGCACAGACCGACCAGATGAACGTCTTCACCAACCAGCTCGGTGTCGGCGCCAAGATGGCCGCAGACCAGGATCGCCGCGAGGCCCTGGCCCGCCGCCCGCTCTTCACCTCGCCGATCCCGCTCGGCAGCTACGACTTCACCTCGGCCTTCGCGATGCGCTGGGGCACCATGCACGGCGGCATCGACATGGCCGCTCCGCTCGGGACCCCGATCCACGCGGCCACCGACGGCGTCGTGATCAAGGCCGAGCCCGCATCGGGATACGGCCACTGGGTTCAGGTCCAGGCGGCCGATGGAACGGTCACCATGTACGGCCACATGGCCTCCTCGGGCGTCCTCGTCAAAGAAGGCCAGCGCGTCACCGCCGGCGACGTCATCGCCCTGGTCGGCAACGAGGGCTTCTCGTTCGGGCCGCACCTGCACTTCGAGGTGTGGAAGAACGGCAACACCAAGATCGATCCCGTGCCGTGGCTCGCAGCCAAGGGCGTGAAGCTCTCCGGTTACACCGGCTAG